One window of Cervus elaphus chromosome 2, mCerEla1.1, whole genome shotgun sequence genomic DNA carries:
- the BATF2 gene encoding basic leucine zipper transcriptional factor ATF-like 2 isoform X1, giving the protein MHLCGGDGPLTRTDAEEHQRQLRKKQKNRAAAQRSRQKHTNKADALHQQHESLEKQNHALRKEIQALQAELAWWSQTLHVHERLCPLDCVSCLAPGAAGCWGQAERPPGPVPHGQHGCQEQLGLFRTPVSSPSAPQPSPDPQPAGSLGLLLSPLPSLSLGPAAVTATPAQSTSPAGSSLLRPSSKLNTLLPSPPAQAAPLESLRLEHPTRGKPGASPHSPSAAPGLGSLQDREHKPASSAADWQGPSPHPLLDFPLLSSAQVHF; this is encoded by the exons ATGCACCTCTGCGGGGGCGACGGGCCTCTGACCAGGACG GACGCTGAGGAGCATCAGAGGCAGctgaggaagaaacagaagaaccGGGCGGCCGCCCAGAGAAGCCGGCAGAAGCACACGAACAAGGCGGATGCCCTGCACCAG CAGCATGAGTCACTGGAGAAGCAGAACCACGCCCTGCGGAAGGAGATCCAGGCCCTCCAGGCCGAGCTGGCCTGGTGGAGTCAGACCCTGCACGTGCACGAGCGCCTGTGCCCACTggactgtgtctcctgcttggctccGGGGGCCGCTGGCTGCTGGGGCCAGGCCGAGCGGCCCCCAGGCCCCGTGCCCCACGGACAGCATGGCTGCCAGGAGCAGCTGGGCCTGTTCCGGACCCCAGTCTCTTCTCCCTCGGCTCCGCAACCCTCTCCAGACCCACAGCCTGCTGGCTCCCTCGGCCTCCTCCTGTCCCCTCTGCCCTCACTGTCCCTTGGTCCCGCTGCGGTCACTGCAACTCCTGCCCAGTCCACCTCACCCGCTGGCTCCAGCCTACTGAGACCTTCCTCTAAGCTCAACAccctcctgcccagccccccagcccaagCCGCCCCTCTAGAGTCCCTCAGGCTGGAGCACCCCACCAGGGGGAAGCCGGGGGCCTCACCCCACAGCCCCTCGGCTGCTCCAGGGCTGGGGTCTCTGCAGGACAGGGAGCATAAGCCGGCTTCCTCAGCAGCAGATTGGCAagggcccagcccccaccccctcctggaCTTCCCTCTGCTCTCTTCTGCTCAAGTTCACTTCTAA
- the BATF2 gene encoding basic leucine zipper transcriptional factor ATF-like 2 isoform X2: MHLCGGDGPLTRTDAEEHQRQLRKKQKNRAAAQRSRQKHTNKADALHQHESLEKQNHALRKEIQALQAELAWWSQTLHVHERLCPLDCVSCLAPGAAGCWGQAERPPGPVPHGQHGCQEQLGLFRTPVSSPSAPQPSPDPQPAGSLGLLLSPLPSLSLGPAAVTATPAQSTSPAGSSLLRPSSKLNTLLPSPPAQAAPLESLRLEHPTRGKPGASPHSPSAAPGLGSLQDREHKPASSAADWQGPSPHPLLDFPLLSSAQVHF; encoded by the exons ATGCACCTCTGCGGGGGCGACGGGCCTCTGACCAGGACG GACGCTGAGGAGCATCAGAGGCAGctgaggaagaaacagaagaaccGGGCGGCCGCCCAGAGAAGCCGGCAGAAGCACACGAACAAGGCGGATGCCCTGCACCAG CATGAGTCACTGGAGAAGCAGAACCACGCCCTGCGGAAGGAGATCCAGGCCCTCCAGGCCGAGCTGGCCTGGTGGAGTCAGACCCTGCACGTGCACGAGCGCCTGTGCCCACTggactgtgtctcctgcttggctccGGGGGCCGCTGGCTGCTGGGGCCAGGCCGAGCGGCCCCCAGGCCCCGTGCCCCACGGACAGCATGGCTGCCAGGAGCAGCTGGGCCTGTTCCGGACCCCAGTCTCTTCTCCCTCGGCTCCGCAACCCTCTCCAGACCCACAGCCTGCTGGCTCCCTCGGCCTCCTCCTGTCCCCTCTGCCCTCACTGTCCCTTGGTCCCGCTGCGGTCACTGCAACTCCTGCCCAGTCCACCTCACCCGCTGGCTCCAGCCTACTGAGACCTTCCTCTAAGCTCAACAccctcctgcccagccccccagcccaagCCGCCCCTCTAGAGTCCCTCAGGCTGGAGCACCCCACCAGGGGGAAGCCGGGGGCCTCACCCCACAGCCCCTCGGCTGCTCCAGGGCTGGGGTCTCTGCAGGACAGGGAGCATAAGCCGGCTTCCTCAGCAGCAGATTGGCAagggcccagcccccaccccctcctggaCTTCCCTCTGCTCTCTTCTGCTCAAGTTCACTTCTAA